Proteins found in one Pseudomonas sp. P8_241 genomic segment:
- the nhaA gene encoding Na+/H+ antiporter NhaA, with protein sequence MPLRSTFTRFFQLEAASGLLLIAAAVLALVINNSPLSWLYTGLLDTPVVAQIGALKIAKPALLWINDGLMALFFLLIGLEVKREVLDGQLSRPSQIVLPGAAAIGGMVVPALIYWFLNRDNPSALSGWAIPTATDIAFALGVLALLGKRVPVSLKLFLMTLAIIDDLGAIIIIAIFYSGALSTLSLALAATCIATLIGMNRLGVVKLGPYMIVGLILWVCVLKSGVHATLAGVTLAFCIPLRTKNAETSPLLTLEHALHPWVAYGILPLFAFANAGLSLSGVTVESFTHDVPMGIAVGLLLGKTVGVFGLTWLAVKIGIAALPQGANWGQVLGVAILCGIGFTMSLFVGSLAFEPGVSDYAGMDRMGILTGSILAALIGYAVTAMASRKPLLHAAAPPKA encoded by the coding sequence TTGCCTCTGCGTAGCACTTTCACGCGTTTCTTTCAGTTGGAAGCTGCCAGCGGTCTGTTATTGATCGCGGCTGCCGTTCTGGCTCTAGTCATCAACAACTCGCCGCTGTCGTGGCTCTACACCGGGCTGTTGGACACCCCCGTCGTGGCCCAGATCGGCGCCCTGAAAATCGCCAAACCCGCGCTGCTCTGGATCAACGATGGCCTGATGGCCTTGTTCTTCCTGCTGATCGGCCTGGAAGTCAAACGCGAAGTCCTTGACGGCCAACTGTCCAGACCGTCGCAGATCGTGTTGCCCGGTGCCGCCGCCATTGGCGGCATGGTGGTGCCGGCGCTGATTTACTGGTTCCTCAACCGGGACAACCCATCCGCCCTTAGCGGCTGGGCAATCCCGACGGCCACCGATATCGCCTTTGCCCTCGGCGTGCTGGCACTGCTGGGTAAACGCGTACCGGTATCGCTGAAGCTGTTCCTGATGACCCTGGCAATCATCGACGACCTCGGTGCAATCATCATCATTGCAATCTTTTACTCCGGCGCGCTTTCGACACTGTCTCTGGCTCTGGCTGCAACGTGCATCGCAACGCTGATCGGGATGAACCGGCTCGGCGTGGTGAAGCTTGGCCCGTATATGATCGTTGGCTTGATCCTCTGGGTTTGCGTGCTCAAGAGCGGCGTCCATGCCACGCTGGCCGGCGTCACTTTGGCATTCTGTATTCCTTTGCGCACGAAAAACGCCGAGACGTCCCCCCTACTCACGCTTGAACATGCACTACACCCATGGGTGGCCTACGGCATTTTGCCGCTGTTTGCGTTTGCCAACGCCGGCCTCTCCCTGAGTGGGGTAACTGTCGAAAGCTTTACCCACGACGTGCCGATGGGCATTGCGGTCGGACTGCTGCTGGGCAAGACCGTAGGTGTGTTCGGACTGACCTGGCTCGCGGTAAAAATCGGCATCGCCGCCCTGCCTCAAGGCGCCAATTGGGGTCAGGTATTGGGTGTGGCGATCCTCTGTGGCATCGGCTTCACCATGAGTCTGTTCGTCGGTTCGCTGGCATTCGAACCTGGGGTCAGCGACTACGCCGGGATGGATCGCATGGGGATTCTGACCGGTTCGATACTGGCCGCGCTGATTGGATATGCGGTGACTGCGATGGCGAGTCGCAAGCCTTTGCTGCACGCGGCTGCGCCTCCAAAGGCTTGA
- a CDS encoding glycine zipper 2TM domain-containing protein yields the protein MRKSVLLVASFSTMAMLLTGCQSSLTGDSYSRDEARRVQTIRMGTIEALRPVKIEGTKTPIGGAAGAVVGGVGGSSIGGGKGSIVAAVIGAVAGGLIGSAAEEGLTRTQGVEITVREDDGSMRAYVQQVQENEVFRVGERVRISTVDGTSRVSH from the coding sequence ATGCGTAAGTCTGTTCTGCTGGTTGCTTCTTTTTCCACGATGGCGATGTTGCTCACCGGTTGCCAATCGAGCCTGACCGGTGACTCCTACTCCCGTGACGAAGCGCGTCGTGTGCAGACGATTCGCATGGGGACCATCGAAGCCCTGCGTCCGGTGAAAATCGAAGGTACCAAGACCCCCATCGGCGGCGCTGCGGGCGCAGTGGTCGGCGGCGTTGGAGGTAGCTCTATCGGCGGCGGCAAGGGCAGCATCGTCGCCGCCGTCATCGGCGCCGTCGCCGGTGGCCTGATTGGCTCGGCTGCCGAAGAAGGCCTGACCCGTACCCAGGGTGTGGAAATCACCGTGCGCGAGGACGACGGCAGCATGCGCGCCTACGTGCAACAGGTTCAGGAAAACGAAGTGTTCCGTGTTGGCGAACGTGTACGGATCTCCACCGTTGACGGTACGAGCCGCGTTTCGCACTAA